Proteins encoded together in one Pseudomonas sp. TCU-HL1 window:
- a CDS encoding TenA family transcriptional regulator → MSFFEQLQIATAREREALFSVPVIREALAGQVSLEGYRAFLGQAYHHVRHTVPLMMACGARLPSRLEWLRGAVCEYIDEEYGHERWILDDIKACGGDAVAASRSRPSLAIELMVAYLYDLIARGNPVGLFGMVNVLEGTSIALATQAASTIRESLGLPEGAFSYLASHGALDQDHMASYRRLMDRLEDEDDQQAVIHAAKVVYQLYADMFRGLPRASEVSHAPH, encoded by the coding sequence ATGAGTTTCTTCGAACAACTGCAAATTGCCACCGCCCGGGAGCGTGAGGCCCTGTTCAGTGTCCCGGTCATTCGCGAAGCGCTGGCCGGGCAGGTCAGCCTGGAGGGTTACCGCGCCTTTCTCGGCCAGGCCTACCACCACGTGCGCCACACCGTGCCACTGATGATGGCCTGCGGTGCGCGCCTGCCGTCACGCCTGGAATGGCTGCGTGGCGCCGTCTGCGAATACATCGATGAAGAATATGGCCACGAGCGCTGGATTCTCGACGACATCAAGGCCTGCGGCGGCGACGCGGTAGCAGCCAGCCGCAGCCGCCCTTCGCTGGCCATTGAACTGATGGTCGCCTACCTCTACGACCTGATCGCCCGAGGCAACCCGGTGGGCCTGTTCGGCATGGTCAACGTACTGGAAGGTACCAGCATCGCCCTGGCGACCCAGGCCGCCAGCACCATTCGCGAAAGCCTCGGCCTGCCGGAAGGAGCGTTCAGCTACCTGGCCTCCCATGGCGCCCTCGACCAGGACCACATGGCCAGCTACCGCCGCCTGATGGATCGCCTGGAGGACGAAGACGACCAACAGGCGGTGATCCACGCCGCCAAGGTCGTCTACCAGCTCTACGCCGACATGTTCCGCGGCCTGCCCCGCGCCAGCGAGGTGAGCCATGCGCCTCACTGA
- a CDS encoding FecR family protein, whose product MTGFRSPRHWSRISAPRREEPSVPHPAPGSAMLEDGPIAEALDWLILLDGADEACRARFDAWLAASTDNLAAFQKAQAIWQSPLLTEAARRLDASPQPATRPPRQRLKPLAMAAALLLAVGVGLQSDLLLRLRADHLTQVGERQNLHLADGSRVLLNTDSAISSRIDEQQRVARLYRGEAYFDVTHDRNRPFEVEAGPVQVSVRGTAFAVRYLGDAAEVSVRHGSVDVSSRQDSARVSLGAGDSIRIGPDGFSDLRHANLEQELAWVRGRLVFENCPLSQVLAELRRYYPGWIYSANEQLEAVKVTGNYRLDDPVGVVRSLAQVTSAQLHEYPSLLILN is encoded by the coding sequence ATGACGGGCTTTCGCTCGCCTCGTCATTGGTCAAGAATATCGGCCCCACGCCGCGAGGAACCGTCAGTGCCCCACCCCGCCCCCGGGAGCGCCATGCTCGAAGACGGCCCCATCGCCGAAGCCCTCGACTGGCTGATCCTCCTCGATGGCGCCGACGAAGCCTGCCGAGCACGCTTCGACGCCTGGCTGGCCGCCTCCACGGACAACCTCGCGGCTTTCCAGAAAGCCCAGGCCATCTGGCAATCGCCCCTGCTCACCGAGGCCGCGCGCCGGCTGGATGCCTCCCCGCAGCCAGCCACCCGCCCGCCGCGTCAACGTCTCAAGCCTCTGGCCATGGCCGCCGCCCTGCTGCTGGCCGTGGGTGTCGGACTGCAGAGCGACCTGCTGCTGCGCCTGCGCGCCGACCACCTGACCCAGGTGGGCGAGCGGCAGAACCTGCACCTGGCGGATGGCTCGCGGGTGCTGCTCAATACCGACTCGGCGATCTCCAGCCGAATCGACGAACAGCAGCGGGTCGCCCGCCTCTACCGCGGCGAGGCCTACTTCGACGTCACCCATGACCGCAACCGCCCCTTCGAGGTGGAAGCCGGACCGGTGCAGGTATCCGTGCGCGGTACGGCCTTCGCCGTGCGCTACCTGGGCGATGCCGCGGAGGTCAGCGTGCGCCATGGCAGCGTCGATGTCAGCAGTCGCCAGGACAGCGCCCGCGTCAGCCTCGGTGCCGGCGACAGCATCCGCATCGGCCCCGACGGTTTCTCCGACCTGCGCCATGCCAACCTCGAGCAGGAACTGGCCTGGGTTCGCGGCCGCCTGGTATTCGAGAACTGCCCGCTGAGCCAGGTGCTGGCCGAACTGCGGCGCTACTACCCGGGCTGGATCTACAGCGCCAACGAGCAGCTGGAAGCGGTCAAGGTAACCGGCAACTACCGCCTCGACGATCCGGTGGGCGTGGTGCGCTCTCTGGCACAGGTCACCTCCGCCCAGCTCCACGAATACCCTTCCCTGCTGATTCTGAATTGA
- a CDS encoding SDR family oxidoreductase produces the protein MRLTDCRVLLTGASGGIGLALAEQLCMRGAQVLAVSRHPETLARLRQRHPQQLSWVGADLRQAHGRQQVLEAARGMGGINVLVNAAGVNAFAMLEQVDEGQIEDMLALNVTATLQLTRTLLPVLRQQSHGLVVNVGSIYGSIGYPGYAVYCASKFALRGFSEALRRELADTPVNVLYVAPRATRTSMNSQAAMALNAELKVGVDEPEQVASAVIAAIEKDLSELYLGWPEKFFVRLNGMLPGIVDRALHKQLPIIRRFSAAHHSKDHS, from the coding sequence ATGCGCCTCACTGATTGCCGCGTGCTGCTCACCGGCGCCAGCGGCGGCATCGGCCTGGCACTGGCCGAGCAGCTCTGCATGCGGGGCGCCCAGGTGTTGGCGGTCAGCCGCCACCCGGAAACCCTGGCCCGCTTGCGTCAACGCCATCCCCAGCAACTGTCGTGGGTCGGCGCCGACCTGCGTCAGGCCCACGGCCGCCAACAGGTACTGGAAGCCGCCCGCGGCATGGGCGGAATCAACGTCCTGGTGAACGCCGCCGGGGTCAACGCCTTTGCCATGCTGGAACAGGTAGACGAAGGCCAGATCGAGGACATGCTCGCCCTCAACGTCACAGCCACATTGCAACTGACCCGTACCCTGCTGCCCGTGCTGCGTCAGCAAAGCCATGGCCTGGTGGTGAATGTGGGGTCCATCTACGGTTCCATCGGCTACCCCGGCTACGCCGTCTACTGCGCCAGCAAGTTCGCCCTGCGCGGCTTTTCCGAAGCCCTGCGCCGGGAACTGGCCGACACACCGGTGAACGTGCTCTACGTTGCGCCCCGCGCCACCCGCACCAGCATGAACAGCCAGGCCGCCATGGCCCTCAACGCCGAGCTCAAGGTGGGCGTGGACGAACCGGAACAGGTTGCCAGCGCGGTGATCGCCGCCATCGAGAAAGACCTCAGCGAGCTCTACCTCGGCTGGCCGGAGAAATTCTTCGTCCGCCTCAATGGCATGCTGCCGGGCATAGTGGACCGTGCCCTGCACAAACAGCTGCCGATCATCCGCCGCTTCAGCGCCGCCCACCACAGCAAGGACCACTCCTGA
- a CDS encoding biliverdin-producing heme oxygenase has translation MTPLRSQRINQITHEPHARLDAAVKAHAPFSSREHFARFVEAQYLFQAELQALYQDPALVAIIPDLPARCRARQAREDLADLGSAVPAPVAGALASPGRAEALGWLFVSEGSKLGAAFLIKRVAALGLSETFGARHLGEPEGGRAEGWKRFTRTLDSLEFSPEEERQIDAGALAAFERFGMLLQHSYATEQA, from the coding sequence ATGACCCCACTTCGCTCCCAACGCATCAACCAGATCACCCACGAACCTCATGCCCGCCTCGATGCGGCCGTGAAGGCGCATGCGCCGTTCTCCAGCCGCGAGCACTTCGCTCGCTTCGTCGAAGCCCAGTACCTGTTCCAGGCCGAACTCCAGGCCCTGTACCAGGACCCGGCACTGGTCGCGATCATCCCCGACCTGCCAGCCCGCTGCCGCGCGCGGCAGGCCCGTGAAGACCTTGCCGACCTTGGCAGCGCCGTCCCCGCCCCGGTGGCTGGCGCCCTGGCCAGCCCCGGCCGGGCGGAAGCCCTAGGCTGGCTGTTCGTCTCCGAAGGCTCCAAGCTCGGCGCCGCCTTCCTGATCAAGCGGGTAGCGGCCCTGGGCCTCAGCGAAACCTTCGGCGCACGCCATCTGGGTGAACCGGAAGGCGGTCGCGCCGAGGGCTGGAAACGCTTCACCCGCACCCTCGACTCCCTCGAGTTCAGCCCCGAGGAAGAACGCCAAATCGACGCCGGTGCCCTGGCCGCCTTCGAACGCTTCGGCATGCTGCTCCAGCACAGCTACGCCACCGAACAGGCCTGA
- a CDS encoding thermostable hemolysin, giving the protein MNSAEWNALFPFRFGHKSQQHSLSLLLAGDAGRGQIEDFVHRRFLSAHGADIRQFMPELLSMRNYHGALSAVAGIRLAEQGPLFLEQYLEGAPEALISDLAGHPVVREQVVEVGNLASINAGNARLIIVAVTWLLNLRGLEWVVFTGAHSLINSFRRLGLEPLRLGEAAPHHLDEEVQEQWGTYYEQKPQVFTGNIRHGFEQLQRSGMIARLGFPEVDGAAHHAA; this is encoded by the coding sequence ATGAACAGCGCCGAGTGGAACGCCCTGTTCCCATTCCGTTTCGGTCACAAGTCGCAGCAACATTCCCTGTCCCTGCTGCTGGCCGGTGATGCCGGACGCGGCCAGATCGAGGACTTCGTCCACCGCCGATTCCTCAGCGCCCACGGCGCCGATATCCGCCAGTTCATGCCGGAGCTGCTGAGCATGCGCAATTACCACGGGGCACTCAGCGCCGTGGCCGGCATCCGCCTTGCCGAGCAGGGGCCACTGTTCCTCGAACAGTACCTGGAGGGGGCGCCAGAAGCGCTGATCTCCGACCTCGCGGGCCACCCGGTGGTACGCGAACAGGTGGTGGAAGTCGGCAACCTCGCCTCGATCAATGCCGGCAACGCGCGACTCATCATCGTCGCCGTCACCTGGCTGCTGAACCTGCGCGGCCTGGAATGGGTGGTGTTCACCGGCGCGCACAGCCTGATCAACAGCTTCCGCCGCCTCGGCCTCGAACCCCTGCGGCTGGGCGAGGCCGCCCCCCACCACCTGGACGAGGAAGTCCAGGAGCAATGGGGCACCTACTACGAGCAGAAACCCCAGGTGTTCACCGGCAACATCCGCCACGGCTTCGAGCAGTTGCAGCGCAGCGGCATGATCGCGCGTCTGGGCTTTCCCGAGGTTGATGGAGCCGCGCACCATGCAGCCTGA
- a CDS encoding AMP-binding protein, translating into MQPEALRDRLRDYASHLPQPLALRGDTRRYTYAQLLAEVERRETLLRGEPEGVLAIGLDNGPEALLWDLAALFAGRPCLTLPPFFSPQQRAHCLAQCEVRLAVVDTGFTSELESTGFHADGTFWRKAGSTRAALPAGTAKVTYTSGTTGQPKGVCLGADALLRVAQELEIASRATAPAHYLAVLPMAVLLENLGVYAALLAGACITLLPQRQIGVQGASGVDWQKLIATLVLSGAQSLILVPQLLLGLVTALERGHLGPQQFRFVAVGGARVSKDLLARAARIGLPVFEGYGLSECASVVCLNRPGANRPGSVGRPLPHVQVRLADDGEVEVSGSTLLGYLGEAPFAGDWWPTGDLGEFDSEGYLRLKGRKKHQFITSFGRNVNPEWVEAELTQRGVIAQAFVQGEGLPGNLALVWPLDPHCDEQTLADAVASANAALPDYARVKAWHRLATPFNAADALLTSNGRLRREAILARYRGTLLELENEVHP; encoded by the coding sequence ATGCAGCCTGAAGCCCTGCGCGATCGGTTGCGCGACTACGCCAGCCACCTGCCACAGCCCCTGGCCCTGCGCGGCGATACCCGGCGCTACACCTATGCCCAGTTGCTGGCCGAAGTGGAACGGCGTGAAACCCTGCTGCGCGGCGAGCCCGAAGGCGTGCTCGCTATCGGCCTGGACAACGGCCCCGAGGCGCTGCTCTGGGACCTGGCCGCGCTTTTCGCCGGGCGCCCCTGCCTGACCCTGCCGCCCTTCTTCAGCCCGCAGCAACGCGCCCATTGCCTGGCGCAATGCGAGGTCCGCCTGGCTGTGGTGGATACCGGTTTCACAAGCGAGCTGGAAAGCACCGGCTTCCACGCGGACGGCACCTTCTGGCGCAAGGCTGGCAGCACCCGCGCCGCCCTGCCTGCCGGCACCGCCAAGGTCACCTACACCTCGGGTACCACCGGCCAGCCCAAGGGTGTCTGCCTGGGCGCGGACGCCCTGCTGCGGGTCGCCCAGGAACTGGAAATCGCCAGCCGCGCCACCGCGCCGGCGCACTACCTGGCCGTGCTGCCGATGGCCGTCCTGCTGGAGAACCTCGGGGTCTACGCCGCCTTGCTGGCCGGCGCCTGCATCACCCTGCTGCCGCAACGGCAGATCGGTGTCCAGGGCGCCAGCGGAGTGGACTGGCAGAAGCTGATCGCCACGCTGGTGCTCAGCGGCGCCCAGAGCCTGATCCTTGTGCCGCAGCTGTTGCTGGGCCTGGTCACGGCCCTCGAACGCGGCCACCTCGGACCCCAGCAGTTCCGCTTCGTCGCCGTGGGCGGTGCGCGCGTATCAAAGGACCTGCTGGCCCGTGCGGCGCGGATCGGCCTGCCGGTGTTCGAGGGCTACGGTCTCTCCGAATGCGCGTCGGTGGTCTGCCTGAACCGCCCCGGAGCGAACCGCCCCGGCAGCGTCGGCCGGCCCCTGCCCCATGTGCAGGTCCGCCTCGCGGACGACGGTGAAGTAGAGGTCAGCGGCTCCACCCTGCTCGGCTATCTGGGCGAGGCGCCCTTCGCAGGCGACTGGTGGCCCACGGGCGATCTGGGGGAGTTCGACAGCGAGGGTTACCTGCGCCTCAAGGGCCGCAAGAAACACCAGTTCATCACCAGCTTCGGCCGCAACGTCAACCCGGAGTGGGTGGAGGCCGAACTGACCCAGCGCGGCGTGATCGCCCAGGCCTTCGTCCAGGGCGAAGGCCTGCCCGGCAACCTTGCCCTGGTCTGGCCGCTGGACCCGCACTGCGACGAACAGACCCTGGCCGATGCGGTAGCCAGCGCCAACGCCGCGCTGCCCGACTACGCACGGGTCAAGGCCTGGCATCGCCTGGCAACCCCCTTCAACGCTGCCGACGCCCTGCTCACCAGCAACGGCCGCCTGCGCCGCGAGGCCATCCTCGCGCGCTACCGTGGCACCCTGCTCGAACTCGAGAACGAGGTACATCCATGA
- a CDS encoding TonB-dependent receptor, whose amino-acid sequence MTQQPRRPAERRLSPFALSLLAFSIALAGLPMAPAVAAGSDAAQGSHSQQSGYAFAIARQPLVAALNEFSSVTGWQVGLPAELAEGVMSPGINGRLPAQQALARLLAGTGLEYRSIGERNVVLEKNPTLGLELQPLTVSATRHAQSASLVPSSVSVKSREQLDRANVNSIKDLVRDEPGVSVGGTGQRAGLSGYNIRGIDGDRVLTQIDGVEIPNGFFNGPYAQTRRNYVDPEIVKRVEILRGPVSALYGSSAIGGAVSYFTLDPRDIIKDGQDAGARLKAGYSSADDSWLTSATVAGREGEFDGLLHLSQRNGHEVESYGETGGTGLKRTEANPEDVHTTNVLAKLGWNYAEDARFGLVYEHYKDDVDTDQKSAYGGPYSNGQPALPPSILPGGMYQWRTGNDTITRERFGLEHQFALDSAVADNARWTLNYQEAKTDQSTEEFYYPITRKVLRTRDTLYKERQWVFDLQLDKGFTLGDTDHLLTYGATLKRQEVTGYREGTGTCLAVGRGCTRIGAPSAADGLARSSDFPDPTIDTYGLFAQDEIRWNDWTFLPGVRYDHTRLKPHITEEFLNTVQQSNTDVVSSEEKTWHQLSPKLGVTYAFNDNYLWYGQYAEGFRTPTAKALYGRFENLAGGYHVEPNPNLDPERSQGYETGLRGNFEQGYFDIAVFYNKYRDLIDEDAIAPGSSELTFQTNNIANAVIKGVEVKGRLNLDTFGAPTGFYANGSVAYAYGRNKDNGQPLNSVNPLTGVFGLGFDDDASRYGALLNWTLVKRKSRVDDSAFNAPDGTSSQFKTPGFGILDLSGYYKLTDDLTLNAGLFNLTDKKYWLWDDVRGYDSVGEASVLSPANLDRLTQPGRNVSVNLVWDI is encoded by the coding sequence ATGACCCAGCAACCCCGACGCCCTGCCGAGCGCCGGCTGTCCCCTTTCGCACTGTCCCTTCTGGCCTTCTCCATCGCCCTCGCCGGGCTGCCCATGGCACCCGCCGTGGCCGCCGGCAGCGATGCCGCCCAGGGCAGCCACAGCCAGCAGTCGGGTTACGCCTTCGCCATTGCGCGCCAGCCACTGGTCGCCGCGCTGAACGAGTTCAGCAGCGTCACCGGCTGGCAGGTCGGCTTGCCGGCGGAGCTGGCCGAGGGTGTGATGTCCCCTGGGATTAATGGTCGCCTGCCGGCACAGCAGGCCCTCGCGCGCCTGCTGGCAGGCACCGGGCTGGAGTACCGCAGCATCGGCGAGCGCAACGTGGTGCTGGAAAAGAACCCGACCCTGGGGCTGGAGCTGCAACCCCTCACCGTCTCCGCCACCCGGCATGCGCAAAGCGCCAGCCTGGTGCCCAGCAGCGTCAGCGTGAAGAGCCGTGAACAACTGGATCGCGCCAACGTCAACAGCATCAAGGATCTGGTGCGCGACGAACCGGGCGTATCCGTGGGCGGCACCGGCCAGCGTGCCGGCCTCAGCGGCTACAACATCCGCGGCATCGACGGCGACCGCGTACTCACCCAGATCGACGGCGTGGAAATCCCCAACGGCTTCTTCAACGGCCCCTACGCCCAGACGCGCCGCAACTACGTCGACCCGGAAATCGTCAAGCGCGTGGAAATTCTTCGCGGCCCGGTCTCGGCGCTCTATGGCAGCAGCGCCATCGGCGGCGCGGTGAGCTACTTCACCCTCGACCCGCGCGACATCATCAAGGACGGCCAGGACGCCGGCGCCCGCCTCAAGGCTGGCTACAGTTCCGCCGATGACAGCTGGCTGACCTCCGCCACCGTGGCGGGCCGCGAGGGTGAGTTCGACGGCCTGCTGCACCTCAGCCAGCGCAACGGCCACGAAGTCGAGTCCTACGGCGAAACCGGCGGTACTGGCCTCAAACGCACCGAAGCCAACCCGGAAGACGTTCACACCACCAACGTGCTGGCCAAGCTGGGCTGGAACTACGCCGAGGACGCGCGATTCGGCCTGGTCTACGAGCACTATAAGGACGATGTCGATACCGACCAGAAGAGCGCCTACGGCGGCCCCTACTCCAACGGCCAGCCGGCCCTGCCACCGAGCATCCTGCCCGGCGGCATGTACCAGTGGCGTACCGGCAACGACACCATCACCCGCGAGCGCTTCGGCCTGGAGCACCAGTTCGCCCTGGACAGCGCCGTCGCCGACAACGCCCGCTGGACCCTGAACTACCAGGAAGCCAAGACCGACCAGAGCACCGAGGAGTTCTACTACCCCATCACCCGCAAGGTGCTGCGCACCCGTGACACCCTCTACAAGGAACGCCAGTGGGTCTTCGACCTGCAACTGGACAAGGGCTTCACCCTTGGCGATACCGATCACCTGCTGACCTACGGCGCCACCCTCAAGCGCCAGGAAGTCACCGGTTATCGCGAAGGCACCGGGACCTGCCTGGCGGTCGGTCGCGGCTGCACCCGCATCGGCGCCCCCAGCGCCGCCGACGGCCTAGCGCGCTCCAGCGACTTTCCCGACCCGACCATCGACACCTACGGTCTCTTCGCCCAGGACGAGATCCGCTGGAACGACTGGACCTTCCTGCCCGGCGTGCGCTACGACCACACCCGCCTGAAGCCGCACATCACCGAGGAATTCCTCAACACCGTGCAGCAGAGCAACACCGATGTCGTCAGCAGTGAAGAAAAAACCTGGCACCAGCTCTCGCCCAAGCTCGGCGTGACCTACGCCTTCAACGACAACTATCTGTGGTACGGGCAGTACGCCGAAGGTTTTCGCACCCCCACCGCCAAGGCCCTCTACGGCCGCTTCGAAAACCTCGCCGGCGGCTACCACGTAGAGCCCAACCCCAACCTCGACCCTGAGCGCAGCCAGGGCTACGAGACCGGCCTGCGCGGTAACTTCGAGCAGGGCTACTTCGACATCGCGGTGTTCTACAACAAATACCGCGACCTGATCGACGAAGACGCCATCGCCCCCGGCAGCAGCGAGCTGACCTTCCAGACCAACAACATCGCCAACGCGGTGATCAAGGGCGTGGAAGTAAAAGGCCGCCTCAACCTGGATACCTTCGGCGCCCCAACGGGCTTCTACGCCAACGGCTCGGTGGCTTACGCCTACGGTCGTAACAAGGACAACGGCCAGCCGCTGAACAGCGTCAACCCGCTCACTGGCGTGTTCGGCCTGGGCTTCGACGATGACGCCAGCCGCTACGGCGCCTTGCTCAACTGGACCCTGGTCAAGCGCAAGAGCCGTGTGGACGACAGCGCCTTCAACGCCCCGGATGGCACCAGCAGCCAGTTCAAGACACCGGGCTTCGGCATCCTCGACCTGAGCGGCTACTACAAGCTCACCGACGACCTGACCCTCAACGCCGGCCTGTTCAACCTGACCGACAAGAAGTACTGGCTGTGGGATGACGTACGCGGCTACGACAGCGTCGGCGAAGCCTCCGTGCTGAGCCCGGCCAACCTCGACCGCCTGACCCAGCCGGGACGCAACGTCTCGGTGAACCTGGTGTGGGACATCTGA
- a CDS encoding MBL fold metallo-hydrolase RNA specificity domain-containing protein — protein MGTHISFLGGAGTVTGSKYLLEHDGQRVLVDCGLFQGYKALRLRNWDAFPIRPHRLDAVVLTHAHLDHSGYLPALVRDGYRGPIYATEATCELAEILLRDSARLQEEEAEYANRRGYSRHHPAKSLYTEADAERALKQLRPLALHRPAEIASGIRLQLRPAGHILGAAMVELEAGGRRMLFSGDLGRPDDPLMVAPEAVEGADILLVESTYGNRLHPAEDTRKVLADVINRTALRQGIVVVPSFAVGRAQLLMYLLYRLKQDAMIPDLPVYLNSPMATDVTTLYQRFHSEHRLSRADCEGMCRVAHFVRTVDEARQLEQLRKPAVIIAGSGMATGGRVLHHLKALAPNARNTILLSGFQAGGTRGALIASGAREVRIHGEDIPIRAEVVTLENLSAHADAGEILDWLRPFSRVPKHTFVVHGEPDAADCLRRRIRQELGWSVSVAEHRQRASLDALEDEGD, from the coding sequence ATGGGTACCCACATCAGCTTTCTTGGCGGCGCCGGCACCGTGACCGGCAGCAAGTACCTGCTGGAGCACGACGGCCAGCGCGTACTGGTGGATTGCGGGCTGTTCCAGGGCTACAAGGCGTTGCGGTTGCGCAACTGGGATGCCTTCCCGATCCGCCCGCACCGGCTGGACGCGGTGGTGCTGACCCACGCCCACCTGGATCACAGCGGTTACCTGCCTGCACTGGTCCGCGACGGCTATCGCGGGCCCATCTACGCCACCGAGGCGACCTGCGAACTGGCGGAAATCCTCCTGCGCGACAGCGCCCGGCTGCAGGAAGAAGAGGCCGAGTACGCCAATCGCCGGGGCTACTCCAGGCACCATCCGGCCAAGTCGCTGTATACCGAAGCGGATGCCGAACGTGCGCTGAAACAGTTGCGGCCCCTGGCCCTGCATCGCCCAGCCGAGATCGCCAGCGGTATCCGCCTGCAGTTGCGCCCGGCCGGGCACATTCTCGGCGCGGCGATGGTGGAGCTTGAGGCGGGTGGCCGGCGGATGCTTTTCTCCGGCGATCTCGGGCGCCCGGACGACCCGCTGATGGTGGCGCCGGAGGCCGTCGAGGGCGCCGACATCCTGCTGGTGGAGTCCACCTACGGCAACCGCCTGCATCCGGCCGAAGACACCCGGAAAGTGCTTGCCGATGTGATCAACCGCACGGCCCTGCGCCAGGGCATCGTGGTGGTGCCGTCCTTCGCGGTGGGGCGTGCGCAGTTGCTGATGTACCTGCTGTACCGCCTGAAGCAGGACGCGATGATTCCGGATCTGCCGGTCTACCTGAACAGCCCCATGGCCACCGACGTGACCACGCTCTATCAGCGCTTCCATAGCGAACACCGCCTGAGCCGCGCGGATTGCGAAGGCATGTGCCGGGTGGCGCACTTCGTGCGGACGGTGGACGAGGCCAGGCAACTGGAGCAACTGCGCAAGCCGGCGGTCATCATTGCCGGCAGCGGCATGGCGACCGGCGGGCGGGTACTGCATCACCTCAAGGCACTGGCGCCCAACGCGCGCAACACCATCCTGCTGTCCGGCTTCCAGGCGGGTGGCACCCGTGGCGCGCTGATCGCTTCCGGTGCCCGCGAGGTGCGCATCCACGGCGAGGACATTCCCATCCGTGCCGAGGTGGTGACCCTGGAAAACCTGTCGGCGCATGCCGATGCCGGCGAGATCCTCGACTGGCTGCGGCCTTTCAGTCGCGTGCCGAAACACACCTTCGTGGTCCACGGCGAACCGGATGCGGCTGACTGCCTGCGTCGGCGTATTCGCCAGGAGCTGGGCTGGTCGGTATCTGTCGCCGAGCACCGCCAGCGTGCGTCCCTCGATGCGCTGGAGGACGAGGGCGACTGA